A single region of the Methanofollis fontis genome encodes:
- a CDS encoding ferredoxin-thioredoxin reductase catalytic domain-containing protein yields MADLSQEELEQEILEWAQEYARKNGWVLNSNDDQLRTVIRGLARNSLRFGERYCPCRIRSGDPEEDRKIICPCIYHRDEVENEGQCHCNLYFGKKED; encoded by the coding sequence ATGGCAGATCTCTCTCAGGAAGAACTCGAGCAGGAGATCCTCGAGTGGGCACAGGAATATGCGCGTAAAAACGGCTGGGTGCTCAACTCGAACGACGATCAGCTCAGAACCGTGATCCGGGGACTGGCACGAAACTCCCTCCGCTTTGGCGAACGATACTGCCCGTGCCGCATCAGGAGCGGCGATCCCGAAGAGGACAGGAAGATCATCTGCCCCTGCATCTACCACCGCGATGAGGTGGAGAACGAGGGGCAGTGCCATTGCAACCTGTATTTCGGGAAGAAAGAAGATTAG
- the dph2 gene encoding diphthamide biosynthesis enzyme Dph2 → MKAASMSSIPAAELAARIRRAGGERIVLQFPDGLKRQAAPLVRELRAEGIEVAAVAGDPCYGACDLALDAVALTAADLLVHIGHAPVEERSGVIYWEYPLEFDPASAAAAVPLLQGPRVGLVTTVQHAHMLDAVAGVLADQGLETEIAPGGGRTPHAGQVLGCSYATARALSSTEILYIGTGVFHAIGVALATGKRVVALDPYTGEVQEVNADRLLRRRFALIERARKAETIGIILSTKSGQARPDLAARLAALSERAMVITMREVTAAEMTNFGCGAYVNTACPRLAYDDQVRFPVPLLSPQEFEILCGVRAWEDYAIDEIE, encoded by the coding sequence ATGAAAGCGGCGTCCATGTCGTCGATACCTGCCGCTGAACTGGCGGCGCGGATCCGCCGCGCCGGCGGGGAGCGGATCGTCCTCCAGTTCCCGGACGGACTGAAGCGGCAGGCGGCGCCCCTGGTGCGGGAGTTGCGGGCCGAGGGGATCGAGGTGGCGGCCGTCGCCGGCGATCCCTGCTATGGCGCCTGTGACCTTGCCCTGGATGCCGTGGCCCTGACCGCTGCCGACCTCCTGGTGCATATCGGTCATGCCCCGGTGGAGGAGCGGAGCGGGGTGATCTACTGGGAGTATCCCCTCGAATTCGATCCGGCGTCCGCCGCCGCCGCCGTCCCCCTCCTCCAGGGTCCGCGAGTCGGTCTGGTCACCACGGTCCAGCACGCCCATATGCTTGATGCGGTTGCCGGCGTGCTCGCTGACCAGGGTCTCGAGACCGAGATCGCCCCTGGCGGCGGGCGCACACCCCATGCCGGTCAGGTGCTGGGATGCAGTTATGCGACGGCGAGAGCCCTCTCCTCCACGGAAATCCTCTATATCGGCACCGGCGTCTTTCATGCAATCGGCGTGGCTCTGGCGACCGGGAAACGGGTCGTCGCCCTCGACCCCTACACCGGGGAGGTGCAGGAGGTGAATGCCGATCGCCTGCTGAGGCGGCGTTTCGCCCTGATCGAACGGGCCCGGAAGGCCGAGACGATCGGGATCATCCTCTCCACCAAGAGCGGGCAGGCGCGGCCCGACCTCGCCGCCCGACTCGCCGCCCTCTCGGAGCGGGCGATGGTGATCACCATGCGGGAGGTGACCGCCGCCGAGATGACGAACTTCGGGTGCGGGGCATATGTGAACACCGCCTGCCCGCGCCTCGCCTACGACGACCAGGTCCGCTTCCCGGTGCCCCTCCTCTCCCCGCAGGAGTTCGAGATCCTCTGCGGTGTGCGGGCATGGGAGGATTATGCCATCGACGAGATTGAGTGA
- the purQ gene encoding phosphoribosylformylglycinamidine synthase I, whose product MRFAVVQFGGSNCDRDVHHVVSDVCGVDCDLVWYKDGITRDYDAIVIPGGFSYGDYLRAGAIAARTPVMEAIKQHAEAGKLVLGICNGAQIGAETALVPGTFTTNATPKFICRPVCLRVETEDTPFTREYRTGEVIRIPIAHKEGRYVAPAETLRTLNAEKRVAFRFCDEQGNVTPAANPNGAAENITGVIGGNERNVLCMMPHPERASEEVLGSDDGRRIFTGMIRSIEDRENGKGQA is encoded by the coding sequence ATGAGGTTCGCGGTGGTCCAGTTCGGGGGGAGCAACTGCGACCGCGACGTCCACCACGTCGTTTCCGATGTTTGCGGCGTTGACTGCGACCTCGTCTGGTACAAGGACGGCATCACCCGTGACTACGACGCCATTGTCATCCCGGGCGGGTTCAGTTATGGCGATTACCTCAGGGCCGGCGCCATTGCGGCCAGGACACCGGTGATGGAGGCCATCAAACAGCATGCAGAGGCCGGAAAACTGGTGCTCGGGATCTGCAACGGCGCCCAGATCGGGGCGGAGACAGCACTGGTGCCGGGCACGTTCACCACCAACGCCACCCCGAAGTTCATCTGCCGCCCGGTCTGCCTGCGGGTCGAGACCGAGGACACCCCCTTCACCAGGGAATACCGCACCGGCGAGGTGATCCGCATACCGATCGCCCACAAGGAGGGGCGCTATGTGGCCCCGGCCGAGACCCTTCGCACCCTGAATGCCGAGAAAAGGGTCGCTTTCCGTTTCTGCGACGAGCAGGGGAATGTCACGCCTGCCGCCAACCCGAACGGTGCGGCCGAGAACATCACCGGTGTGATCGGCGGGAACGAGCGGAACGTGCTCTGCATGATGCCCCACCCCGAACGGGCGTCTGAGGAGGTGCTCGGATCCGACGACGGGCGTCGGATCTTCACCGGGATGATCCGGAGCATCGAAGACCGGGAGAACGGCAAAGGTCAAGCATAG
- the hpt gene encoding hypoxanthine/guanine phosphoribosyltransferase, whose amino-acid sequence MLRRLIESLESCPMVRRGEYNYFIHPITDGVPIVEPALLREVACAMVCVMDLAGVDKIVTAEAMGIHIGTTLSMMTDIPLTIMRKRQYNLPGEVAVHQSTGYSSGELYLNGIERGDRVAVIDDVISTGGTMRAVIAALEGAGAEIADICVVIRRGEADVGRPFTTLVSIEVDESGVHVVDTCR is encoded by the coding sequence ATGCTCAGAAGACTGATTGAATCGCTTGAATCCTGCCCGATGGTGCGGCGGGGGGAGTATAACTATTTCATCCACCCGATCACCGACGGCGTGCCGATCGTCGAACCGGCGCTGCTGCGCGAGGTCGCCTGCGCCATGGTCTGTGTGATGGACCTTGCGGGCGTGGACAAGATCGTCACCGCCGAGGCGATGGGGATCCATATCGGCACCACCCTCTCGATGATGACCGACATCCCCCTGACGATCATGCGCAAACGGCAGTACAACCTCCCCGGCGAGGTCGCTGTCCACCAGTCCACCGGATACTCGTCCGGCGAACTCTACCTGAACGGGATCGAGCGGGGCGACCGGGTCGCCGTGATCGATGACGTCATCTCTACCGGCGGGACGATGCGGGCGGTCATTGCCGCCCTTGAAGGCGCTGGAGCGGAGATTGCGGATATCTGTGTGGTGATCCGGCGGGGCGAGGCCGATGTCGGGCGCCCCTTTACGACACTCGTCAGCATTGAAGTCGATGAAAGCGGCGTCCATGTCGTCGATACCTGCCGCTGA
- the purC gene encoding phosphoribosylaminoimidazolesuccinocarboxamide synthase has translation MTEQQPIYRGKAKSIFRSDNPDELIVSFRDDITAFDGAKKDELTDKGVYNATVSAYLFGRLEEKGIATHFVRMEDERTMIVRPLTMIPVEVIVRNAAAGSLVRNYPFEEGQRLDPPVIVLDYKDDARHDPMINEEIIVALGLMTAEEIDAVKTIALQVNDLLRAEFGRIGLDLVDFKLEFGRHGDRILLGDEISMDSMRLWDMETHASMDKDVYRFDKGDVMATYATVAERLTGA, from the coding sequence GTGACTGAACAGCAACCCATCTACCGCGGAAAGGCGAAGTCCATCTTCCGCTCGGACAACCCGGACGAACTGATCGTCTCGTTCCGGGACGACATTACCGCCTTTGACGGTGCAAAAAAAGACGAACTGACGGACAAGGGAGTCTACAACGCAACGGTCTCGGCCTACCTCTTCGGACGCCTGGAGGAGAAGGGCATCGCGACCCATTTCGTGCGGATGGAGGACGAACGCACGATGATCGTGCGTCCCCTGACGATGATACCCGTCGAGGTGATCGTCAGGAACGCCGCTGCCGGGTCGCTTGTGCGCAACTATCCCTTCGAGGAGGGGCAGCGCCTGGACCCGCCGGTGATCGTCCTGGACTACAAGGACGACGCCCGCCATGACCCGATGATCAATGAGGAGATCATCGTCGCCCTCGGTCTGATGACGGCCGAGGAGATCGATGCCGTAAAGACGATCGCCCTGCAGGTCAACGACCTGTTGCGCGCAGAGTTCGGGCGTATCGGCCTTGACCTGGTCGATTTCAAACTGGAGTTCGGTCGCCACGGCGATCGGATCCTGCTCGGCGACGAGATCTCGATGGACTCCATGCGCCTGTGGGACATGGAGACGCACGCATCGATGGACAAGGACGTCTACCGCTTTGACAAGGGCGACGTGATGGCCACCTATGCCACCGTCGCAGAACGACTGACTGGAGCGTGA
- the mfnA gene encoding tyrosine decarboxylase MfnA, with protein MLEEGRSEEELFSFLSLKKGEDSSYHHVLSSMCTIPHPVAARAHQMFLEANLGDPGLFRGTAEIEALLIERIGDLLHHRRAGGYATSGGTESNLQALRIFRKMKASSRPNIVVPESAHFSFEKACDILSLGMRTVPCDDSFRMDADALQEAIDADTCAVVAIAGTTEYGVVDPIAAIADIAHDTGVPLHVDAAFGGFVIPFLKQEIPFDFSLEGVSSIAIDPHKMGMSTIPCGSLLVREPSWFDLLNVETPYLTVKQECTLAGTRSGGAVVGAFAVLEYLGKSGLAAIVRGCMKNTKRLITGMETLGYRRAVTPDLNVATFHADHVPPGWRVSWTRRGHMRTVMMPHVHLSVIEEFLRDIGDNNAQKTD; from the coding sequence ATGCTTGAAGAGGGACGCTCAGAGGAGGAACTTTTTTCCTTCCTCTCCCTCAAGAAGGGGGAGGATTCCAGTTATCATCATGTGCTCAGCTCGATGTGCACCATTCCTCACCCGGTTGCGGCCCGCGCCCACCAGATGTTCCTCGAGGCAAACCTCGGCGATCCCGGTCTGTTCCGGGGCACCGCAGAGATCGAGGCCCTGCTGATCGAGCGTATCGGGGACCTGCTCCATCACCGGCGTGCCGGCGGTTACGCCACCTCAGGCGGCACTGAGTCCAATCTCCAGGCATTGCGGATCTTCCGGAAGATGAAGGCTTCTTCAAGGCCCAATATCGTCGTCCCTGAGTCGGCGCACTTCTCCTTCGAGAAGGCCTGCGATATCCTCTCCCTCGGCATGCGCACGGTGCCGTGCGACGACTCGTTCCGGATGGACGCCGATGCCCTGCAGGAGGCGATCGATGCCGATACCTGTGCGGTTGTGGCGATTGCCGGCACGACCGAGTACGGCGTCGTCGATCCCATCGCCGCCATCGCCGATATCGCCCACGATACCGGCGTCCCGCTCCATGTGGACGCTGCATTCGGCGGTTTTGTGATCCCCTTTCTGAAGCAGGAGATCCCCTTCGACTTCTCCCTGGAGGGGGTCTCGAGCATCGCAATCGACCCGCATAAGATGGGGATGAGCACCATCCCGTGCGGCAGTCTGCTGGTGCGAGAACCCTCCTGGTTTGACCTCCTGAACGTGGAGACGCCCTACCTGACGGTGAAGCAGGAGTGCACCCTTGCCGGCACCCGTTCAGGCGGGGCGGTCGTCGGCGCCTTTGCCGTGCTCGAGTACCTCGGAAAGAGCGGGCTTGCGGCGATCGTCAGGGGGTGCATGAAGAACACGAAACGCCTCATCACCGGGATGGAGACCCTTGGTTACCGGCGGGCGGTCACGCCCGACCTGAACGTGGCCACCTTCCATGCGGACCATGTGCCGCCGGGATGGCGCGTCTCCTGGACCCGGCGCGGGCATATGCGCACGGTGATGATGCCGCATGTGCACCTCAGTGTGATCGAAGAGTTTCTCAGGGATATTGGTGACAACAATGCTCAGAAGACTGATTGA
- the purS gene encoding phosphoribosylformylglycinamidine synthase subunit PurS, whose product MNYTAKITISLKEGMLDPEARAIQHALANLGFSTDALSTARVFFITLQAENVEAAKAEATRMCERLLANPVIHRYEVEVGA is encoded by the coding sequence ATGAACTATACCGCAAAGATTACCATCAGCCTGAAGGAGGGGATGCTCGATCCCGAGGCGCGTGCGATCCAGCATGCCCTTGCAAACCTCGGGTTTTCGACCGATGCATTGAGCACCGCCCGGGTGTTTTTCATCACCCTGCAGGCGGAAAACGTTGAGGCCGCAAAGGCCGAGGCCACCCGGATGTGCGAGCGTCTCCTCGCCAACCCGGTCATCCACCGCTACGAGGTCGAGGTCGGCGCATGA
- the serA gene encoding phosphoglycerate dehydrogenase — MGFHLKYRVLVSDPLAEEGIDILRATCDVDVRTDLSEEQLIDVIGDYDAILVRSGTEVTAPVIEAGTRLKFIGRAGAGVDNIDTEAATRRGIPVANAPSGNTMAATEHTMAMMLSLARNIPQATASLKKKEWKRSKFMGVELNEKTLGIVGLGRIGREIAKRAIAMDMKIAGYDPFITKENAAQMGVELMEVDDLVKVSDFITVHTPLTPETRHLINAERVATMKDGVRLINCARGGIIDEQAMYDGLVSGKIAGAALDVFESEPPFESPLLTLDTVIVTPHLGASTVEAQKNVAVSVAKQCLAVFAGEPAKYAVNVPMVPPDQQEQMEPYAVLGEKMGKLIVQLVEGRIEAVDITYGGDLAKNRFTRYITRSVLKGLLDPILREPVNFVNAEFVTKERGIRVAETVTEAAQGFKNLITLKVRTDAGEETISGTVFSRDRIRITSIGGYTMDMVPEGCVIISRHLDKPGVIGRASTILGEAEINIAGMQVGRTKRGEEAIMVLNVDSEVSAEVMKEIRTKVGIFSAKFAKL, encoded by the coding sequence ATGGGGTTTCACTTGAAATACAGAGTCCTTGTCAGCGATCCGCTGGCCGAAGAAGGGATCGACATCCTCAGGGCGACATGTGACGTGGACGTCAGGACCGACCTGAGCGAAGAACAGTTGATCGACGTCATCGGGGATTACGACGCCATCCTGGTCAGGAGCGGGACCGAGGTGACGGCGCCGGTGATCGAGGCGGGAACACGGCTGAAGTTCATCGGGCGTGCCGGCGCCGGTGTCGACAATATTGATACCGAGGCCGCCACCCGCCGCGGCATACCGGTGGCGAACGCACCCTCCGGCAATACGATGGCCGCCACCGAACACACGATGGCCATGATGCTGTCCCTGGCCAGGAACATCCCGCAGGCAACGGCATCATTGAAGAAGAAGGAGTGGAAGCGTTCAAAGTTCATGGGGGTCGAGCTGAACGAGAAGACCCTCGGGATCGTCGGTCTCGGTCGGATCGGACGGGAGATCGCAAAGCGTGCGATCGCCATGGACATGAAGATCGCCGGATACGACCCCTTCATCACGAAGGAGAACGCCGCCCAGATGGGTGTCGAACTGATGGAGGTCGATGACCTGGTGAAGGTATCGGACTTCATCACCGTGCACACCCCCCTGACGCCGGAGACGCGCCACCTGATCAATGCAGAGCGGGTCGCCACGATGAAGGACGGCGTCCGGTTGATCAACTGTGCCCGCGGCGGGATTATCGACGAGCAGGCGATGTACGACGGTCTGGTCTCCGGCAAGATCGCGGGCGCCGCCCTCGATGTGTTTGAGAGCGAACCTCCGTTTGAGTCCCCGCTGCTGACCCTCGACACCGTGATCGTCACCCCGCACCTGGGTGCGAGCACTGTCGAGGCCCAGAAGAATGTCGCCGTCTCGGTGGCAAAGCAGTGCCTTGCGGTGTTTGCCGGCGAACCGGCGAAGTATGCGGTGAATGTCCCGATGGTGCCCCCCGACCAGCAGGAGCAGATGGAGCCCTATGCCGTTCTGGGCGAGAAAATGGGAAAACTCATCGTCCAGCTCGTTGAGGGCCGGATCGAGGCGGTCGATATCACCTATGGCGGCGACCTTGCAAAGAACCGTTTCACCCGCTACATCACCCGGAGCGTCCTCAAGGGACTCCTCGACCCCATCCTCCGGGAACCGGTGAACTTCGTGAACGCCGAGTTCGTCACAAAGGAGCGCGGGATCAGGGTGGCAGAAACCGTCACCGAGGCGGCGCAGGGGTTCAAGAACCTGATCACCCTGAAGGTGCGGACCGACGCCGGCGAAGAGACCATCTCCGGCACGGTGTTCTCGCGGGACCGGATCCGGATCACGTCCATCGGCGGTTACACGATGGACATGGTGCCTGAGGGCTGCGTGATCATCTCCCGCCACCTCGACAAACCGGGCGTGATCGGCCGCGCCTCCACCATCCTGGGCGAGGCGGAGATCAATATCGCCGGCATGCAGGTGGGTCGCACCAAGCGCGGCGAAGAGGCGATAATGGTCCTGAACGTCGATTCCGAGGTCTCAGCAGAGGTCATGAAAGAGATCAGGACGAAGGTCGGGATCTTCTCCGCAAAGTTCGCCAAACTCTAG
- a CDS encoding MFS transporter, translated as MLKRLRGVLGLSAGHFVIDIYSPVIPAILPLLIASYGYSYFAAGVLAAAFNITSSLLQPIAGMAADRRGALIPIGLPIIISAVAVSAYGVVEAYPLLLICACCAGIGHATFHPTALAAVNRLSRAENRGRITSIFVIGGNFGFAVGPVLAGLIVVAFGLPGLVWLVIPGIIAGIAFLVFRPGRGGSGDHPGATDVEDTGPLSYRPILLLITVGALRSWVIFGSIAYLPAYIHAQLGVDLLTADALVSLMLVAGVVGQYVGGHLSDRYGRKEYTLFGLSAAVLPFLLFISTSGVLSYAALLLFGFLLWSTFSVTVAMAQEVLPGRAGLASGLMLGLAVGAGGLGVAASGAIADASSLGTALSLLLLPIVAAALLMTVVPYPWKSLAGRVRDRL; from the coding sequence ATGCTGAAACGCCTGCGCGGCGTGCTTGGTCTATCTGCCGGTCATTTCGTCATCGACATCTATTCCCCGGTTATTCCGGCTATTCTTCCCCTGCTCATCGCCTCCTATGGCTACTCCTACTTCGCCGCCGGCGTGCTGGCGGCGGCCTTCAACATCACCTCATCCCTCCTCCAGCCGATCGCCGGGATGGCGGCCGATCGGCGGGGTGCACTGATCCCGATCGGGCTGCCGATCATCATCTCGGCGGTGGCGGTCAGTGCCTACGGGGTTGTGGAGGCCTATCCCCTCCTGCTCATCTGCGCCTGCTGTGCCGGGATCGGTCATGCCACATTCCATCCCACCGCTCTGGCCGCCGTCAACCGTCTCAGCAGGGCCGAGAACAGGGGTCGCATCACCTCGATATTCGTGATCGGGGGGAATTTCGGGTTTGCGGTGGGGCCGGTGCTTGCCGGGCTGATCGTCGTGGCCTTCGGTCTCCCCGGTCTTGTCTGGCTGGTCATCCCCGGCATCATCGCCGGCATCGCCTTCCTGGTCTTCAGGCCAGGCCGCGGCGGTTCCGGCGACCATCCCGGCGCCACTGATGTGGAGGACACCGGTCCCCTCTCCTATCGACCCATCCTCCTGCTCATCACTGTCGGCGCCCTCAGGTCATGGGTAATCTTCGGCTCCATCGCCTATTTGCCGGCCTATATCCACGCACAACTGGGCGTCGATCTCCTCACCGCCGATGCCCTGGTCTCCCTGATGCTCGTCGCCGGTGTTGTCGGGCAGTATGTGGGGGGCCACCTCTCCGACCGTTACGGCCGCAAGGAGTACACCCTCTTCGGGCTCTCTGCCGCCGTCCTCCCCTTCCTCCTGTTCATCTCGACCTCGGGGGTGCTTTCCTATGCGGCCCTCCTCCTCTTCGGGTTTCTCCTCTGGTCCACCTTCTCGGTGACAGTGGCAATGGCGCAGGAGGTGCTGCCGGGCCGCGCCGGACTCGCATCCGGCCTCATGCTCGGCCTCGCCGTGGGTGCGGGCGGACTCGGCGTGGCGGCGAGCGGTGCAATCGCCGACGCCTCGTCCCTGGGTACGGCCCTCTCTCTGCTCCTGCTCCCGATCGTCGCCGCCGCCCTCCTGATGACGGTCGTCCCCTATCCCTGGAAGAGTCTTGCCGGGAGAGTGCGGGACCGCCTGTAA
- the ppsA gene encoding phosphoenolpyruvate synthase — MTEMPNILWLEEISKDDIPSVGGKGASLGEMTSVGLPVPRAFVVTAQAFRKFLVETGLEDSIFDLLTDVDVEDSDELEQVSRSVRDMVLEAKMPDGIREEIIASYAKMEPEDVVVAVRSSATAEDLPDASFAGQQETYLNIKGDAAVLEAVQMCWASLYGARAIYYRSKQGFDDRTVNIAVVIQQLIRSEKSGVMFSSHPVTGEPLTIIEGSWGLGEAVVSGSVSPDKYVYDRRLNRIVDRLVSNKEYMIVPVGEHGTELVSVPADQQDEPVLSDAEIEDLTRFAEISENHYGLPQDLEWATVGGTVYILQSRPITTIGMSSKPSSASGGLGGIILEGNGASPGMASGPVIIVHDIKDLGKVREGDILVAKMTNPDMVPAMRKVSGIVTDEGGMTCHAAIVSRELGTPAVVGTKKATKNLKNGQIITIDGEKGLVFEGAAAEAATPSAAAGAAVSAAGAVAAAPIITATSIKVNVSLAEAAGRAAATGADGVGLLRIEHMILGLNKTPGWYISQGKEEEFITELYNGIKVVLDAFPGKPVWVRTLDAPTDEFRNMLGGEDEPIEHNPMLGWRGIRRDLQSPEQFRMQIEAFKRLWGAGYDNLGLMFPLVSHPDQFIQAKALIEEWGVDVTEVALGVMIEIPSSAILIEDFCKAGISFASFGTNDLIQYTLAIDRNNELVSSMYLPKHPAVLKLIKDAIAVCREYGVECSICGQAGSDPNMVEWLIENGISSVSANIDAVPKIRETAARTEMRMILDSVRRTNA, encoded by the coding sequence ATGACCGAAATGCCCAACATTTTGTGGCTCGAAGAGATTTCAAAGGACGATATTCCTTCCGTCGGGGGAAAAGGTGCCTCCCTCGGTGAGATGACCTCTGTCGGGCTGCCCGTACCCAGAGCATTTGTTGTAACCGCCCAGGCCTTCAGGAAGTTCCTGGTGGAAACCGGTCTGGAGGACTCCATCTTTGATTTACTCACAGATGTCGATGTCGAGGATAGCGACGAACTCGAGCAGGTTTCCCGGAGCGTCAGGGATATGGTCCTTGAGGCGAAGATGCCGGACGGGATCAGGGAAGAGATCATAGCCTCCTATGCGAAGATGGAGCCTGAGGACGTTGTGGTCGCAGTCCGTTCGAGCGCAACGGCTGAAGACCTCCCTGATGCCAGCTTTGCAGGCCAGCAGGAAACCTACCTGAATATCAAGGGTGATGCGGCGGTCCTTGAAGCGGTGCAGATGTGCTGGGCCTCCCTCTATGGGGCCAGGGCCATCTACTACCGCTCGAAACAGGGCTTTGACGACCGGACCGTCAATATCGCCGTCGTTATCCAGCAGTTGATCCGGTCGGAAAAATCGGGCGTCATGTTCTCATCGCACCCTGTCACCGGCGAACCGCTCACCATCATCGAGGGCTCATGGGGCCTTGGTGAAGCGGTTGTCTCCGGTAGCGTTTCACCGGACAAATATGTATACGACCGCCGGCTGAACCGCATCGTCGACCGATTGGTCTCGAACAAGGAGTATATGATCGTACCGGTCGGTGAACACGGCACCGAACTGGTAAGCGTTCCTGCGGACCAGCAGGACGAACCGGTCCTCTCCGACGCCGAGATCGAGGATCTCACACGTTTCGCCGAGATCTCTGAGAACCACTACGGCCTCCCGCAGGACCTTGAATGGGCGACCGTCGGAGGGACGGTCTATATCCTGCAGTCCCGACCGATCACCACAATCGGCATGTCCTCAAAGCCCTCGAGTGCATCCGGCGGTCTTGGCGGGATCATCCTGGAAGGGAACGGTGCGTCTCCGGGCATGGCCAGCGGTCCGGTGATCATCGTCCATGACATCAAGGACCTCGGCAAGGTCAGGGAGGGCGACATCCTTGTGGCGAAGATGACCAATCCCGACATGGTGCCCGCGATGCGCAAGGTCTCCGGGATTGTCACCGATGAGGGTGGCATGACCTGCCACGCCGCCATCGTCTCCCGCGAGCTCGGCACCCCGGCGGTCGTCGGGACGAAGAAGGCCACAAAGAACCTGAAAAACGGCCAGATCATCACCATTGATGGTGAAAAGGGGCTGGTCTTTGAGGGTGCGGCCGCCGAGGCAGCCACTCCATCTGCAGCCGCCGGTGCGGCGGTATCGGCCGCCGGTGCGGTCGCAGCGGCCCCGATCATCACGGCGACGAGCATCAAGGTGAACGTATCCCTCGCCGAAGCCGCGGGGCGCGCCGCCGCCACCGGGGCGGACGGCGTGGGGCTGCTGCGGATCGAGCACATGATCCTGGGCCTGAACAAGACGCCGGGCTGGTACATCTCGCAGGGCAAGGAAGAGGAGTTCATCACCGAGCTCTATAACGGCATCAAGGTGGTGCTCGACGCCTTCCCGGGCAAACCGGTCTGGGTCAGAACCCTCGATGCACCGACCGACGAGTTCAGGAATATGCTCGGCGGCGAGGACGAACCCATCGAGCACAACCCGATGCTCGGGTGGCGCGGCATCCGCCGTGATCTCCAGAGCCCTGAGCAGTTCAGGATGCAGATCGAGGCCTTCAAACGCCTCTGGGGCGCCGGTTACGACAACCTTGGTCTGATGTTTCCGCTCGTCTCTCACCCCGACCAGTTCATCCAGGCGAAGGCGCTGATTGAGGAGTGGGGCGTGGATGTCACCGAGGTGGCCCTTGGTGTGATGATCGAGATCCCATCCTCTGCAATCCTGATCGAGGACTTCTGCAAGGCCGGCATCTCGTTCGCCTCCTTCGGCACCAACGACCTGATCCAGTACACCCTGGCCATCGACCGGAACAACGAACTTGTCTCCAGCATGTACCTGCCAAAGCACCCGGCCGTACTCAAGCTGATAAAGGACGCCATTGCCGTCTGCCGCGAGTATGGTGTGGAGTGCTCCATCTGTGGGCAGGCGGGTTCTGACCCGAATATGGTCGAGTGGCTGATCGAAAACGGCATCTCCAGCGTTTCGGCCAATATCGACGCCGTCCCGAAGATCCGGGAGACGGCGGCGCGGACCGAGATGCGGATGATCCTCGATTCGGTGAGACGCACCAATGCTTGA
- a CDS encoding METTL5 family protein — protein MRLRHLEMALQRLSGFPAPRPELEQYATPAVVAARLLYHAAGEGAIRECRVLDLGCGTGVLAGGAALLGAETVAGIDCDRGALGVARKNAAALGVDLDLIRGEVGGRFPIRADTFDTVVMNPPFGAQRRHADRPFIDCALSTAPVVYGIFNAGSRRFVERYIGDRAMITAAVGGAFTIPRTFSFHRREAVEIAVEVLRIERGAGC, from the coding sequence ATGCGCCTTCGCCACCTTGAAATGGCCCTCCAGCGCCTTTCCGGTTTTCCCGCACCCCGACCCGAGCTCGAGCAGTATGCGACCCCCGCCGTTGTTGCGGCACGCCTCCTCTATCATGCGGCGGGGGAGGGGGCGATCCGGGAGTGTCGGGTGCTCGATCTCGGGTGCGGCACCGGGGTGCTTGCCGGCGGGGCGGCGCTCCTCGGTGCTGAGACGGTCGCCGGCATCGACTGCGACCGCGGTGCCCTGGGCGTGGCGCGGAAGAATGCCGCCGCCCTCGGGGTCGATCTGGACCTGATCCGCGGCGAGGTCGGGGGTCGGTTTCCGATCCGGGCCGACACCTTCGACACCGTCGTGATGAACCCCCCCTTCGGGGCGCAGCGGCGGCATGCCGACCGCCCTTTCATCGACTGCGCCCTCTCCACCGCTCCGGTGGTCTACGGGATCTTCAATGCCGGTTCACGCCGGTTTGTGGAGCGTTATATCGGGGACCGGGCAATGATCACCGCCGCTGTCGGCGGTGCCTTCACCATCCCCCGCACCTTCTCCTTCCATCGGCGTGAGGCCGTCGAGATCGCGGTCGAGGTCCTGCGTATCGAGCGGGGTGCCGGATGCTGA